One Danio aesculapii chromosome 13, fDanAes4.1, whole genome shotgun sequence DNA window includes the following coding sequences:
- the agt gene encoding angiotensinogen: MKMFLSLIFLSCFAMARTNRVYVHPFNLFSSENISCEVIQSEEHKPLETVHPLTPLPGGTDPDPRPDSATESLKNLTQRTAVLAELQNSLGLRMYQTLSRTQKHTNTLLSPLNAFGALVTLYLGASKKTAISYQQLLGLNLESEQTDCAYFIDGHTVLRTLQAISAHVDESRKELRTLVWTFVNSDADLSKEFLRGTQDFSDDSFVRAVDFSQARDAEVEVNNFIQKTSDSKVKSMFKGVTPKTDLLFASSVHFRGNWKTAFQPEATSDQEFWTQENSSVQVPFMMHTGDYKYLDDAGRKCSIVRLGLSKRTFMLLVLPHEGASLQDIEKPLLTVIPTWLRHLKEKYLQLSLPKFSLTAVTDLRSVLSEMAVEKYLMGSDASFRRMSSKENFTVDKVLNKVVFEMTEGGSEVQNITDNGRAPHKVTFNRPFFFAVVEGNSNAILMLGKIINPTV, encoded by the exons ATGAAGATGTTCTTGTCTCTTATATTTCTCTCCTGCTTTGCAATGGCAAGAACCAATCGAGTGTACGTCCATCCATTCAATCTCTTCAGCTCTGAAAACATCAGCTGTGAGGTGATTCAGAGTGAAGAGCACAAGCCACTGGAGACCGTCCATCCTCTCACTCCTCTTCCAGGCGGCACAGATCCAGACCCGCGGCCGGACAGCGCCACAGAGAGCCTAAAGAACCTCACCCAGCGCACCGCCGTGCTGGCAGAGCTCCAGAACTCGCTGGGTTTGCGCATGTACCAGACGCTCAGTCGCACACAGAAACACACCAACACACTTCTCTCCCCGTTAAACGCATTCGGTGCATTGGTGACTCTCTATTTGGGAGCTTCCAAAAAAACGGCCATTTCCTACCAGCAGCTGTTGGGACTCAATCTGGAGTCTGAACAGACAGATTGCGCGTATTTCATTGACGGACACACAGTTTTGCGCACGCTTCAGGCCATCAGTGCGCACGTGGACGAGTCCCGAAAGGAGCTTAGGACCCTCGTGTGGACTTTCGTTAACAGCGATGCAGATCTTTCCAAAGAGTTTCTGCGCGGGACTCAAGATTTCTCGGATGATTCTTTTGTCCGAGCGGTGGATTTCTCTCAGGCGAGGGATGCAGAGGTGGAGGTCAACAACTTCATCCAGAAAACCTCTGACAGCAAAGTGAAAAGCATGTTTAAGGGTGTTACTCCGAAGACTGACCTTCTGTTTGCTAGTTCAGTGCATTTCAGAG GTAACTGGAAAACTGCATTTCAGCCTGAAGCAACCAGTGACCAGGAGTTCTGGACTCAAGAGAACTCCAGTGTTCAAGTGCCCTTCATGATGCACACTGGAGACTACAAATACCTGGATGATGCTGGCAGAAAGTGCTCAATAGTCAGGCTGGGTCTCAGTAAGAGGACGTTCATGCTGCTGGTGCTGCCTCATGAGGGAGCCAGTCTACAGGACATCGAGAAACCGCTCCTCACAGTCATTCCTACATGGCTTCGGCACCTCAAGGAAAA ATATCTGCAACTTTCTTTGCCCAAATTCTCCTTGACTGCTGTgactgatctgagatcagtgcTATCAGAAATGGCGGTGGAGAAATACCTCATGGGCTCTGATGCCAGTTTCAGAAGAATGAGCAGCAAGGAGAACTTCACTGTTGATAAG GTCCTCAACAAGGTGGTGTTTGAGATGACAGAGGGCGGATCTGAGGTTCAGAACATAACTGATAATGGAAGAGCTCCTCACAAAGTCACTTTCAACCGGCCGTTCTTCTTTGCTGTTGTAGAGGGGAACTCAAATGCCATACTAATGCTTGGCAAAATCATCAACccaacagtctaa